The Verrucomicrobiia bacterium genome has a segment encoding these proteins:
- a CDS encoding chitobiase/beta-hexosaminidase C-terminal domain-containing protein, protein MSQTGAFKDVRHLVPADGLLPYELIVPFWSDGAEKARWVSVPAGATIKFSPTGEWSFPKGTVFVKTFTFITNELQPESIRRLETRLLVCDADGGVYGAVYKWRPDNSDAELLETNLMETITIITATGVRTQSWYYPSRKDCLTCHTDNAGHVLGVKTRQLNREYAYPAGVTENELLRWSRLGLFDTNLHKADVKALPTLARPDDLARSLEDRARSYLDANCANCHRPKGTVAYFDARYDTPLAKQGLIDGPVLIDERIDSARVMAPNDIWRSILYLRANTTEAFKMPPLARNAIDEKGMALLRQWIESLPGPPVLPPPEISPAGGSLTNAVEVTLSSVPGATIRYTIDGTVPTKSDLLYDKPIRLTGPTILRARAFKTGFTKSITTQQFFLTGQ, encoded by the coding sequence TTGTCTCAAACTGGAGCGTTCAAGGATGTCCGGCATCTTGTCCCGGCCGATGGATTACTCCCGTATGAGCTCATCGTCCCATTCTGGTCGGACGGTGCGGAGAAAGCGCGCTGGGTTTCCGTGCCTGCCGGCGCGACGATAAAATTTTCGCCGACGGGCGAATGGAGCTTTCCGAAAGGAACGGTCTTTGTAAAGACGTTCACTTTCATTACCAACGAACTGCAGCCCGAGTCGATTCGCCGGCTGGAGACGCGGTTGCTGGTGTGCGATGCGGATGGCGGCGTTTACGGGGCCGTTTACAAATGGCGCCCCGACAACAGTGACGCTGAGTTGCTGGAAACGAATTTGATGGAAACGATCACCATTATAACCGCGACCGGCGTGCGAACCCAGTCGTGGTATTACCCCAGCCGCAAGGATTGCCTGACCTGCCACACGGACAACGCCGGGCATGTCCTGGGGGTAAAAACCCGGCAGTTGAACCGGGAGTATGCCTACCCTGCCGGGGTCACTGAAAATGAACTGCTGAGGTGGAGCCGGCTTGGCCTGTTCGATACCAACCTGCACAAAGCCGACGTAAAAGCGTTGCCGACGCTGGCCCGTCCCGATGACCTGGCCCGCAGCCTGGAAGATCGCGCGCGTTCCTACCTCGATGCGAATTGCGCCAATTGCCATCGGCCGAAGGGCACCGTTGCCTATTTCGACGCGCGCTACGACACGCCATTGGCAAAGCAGGGCCTGATTGACGGTCCGGTGCTGATTGACGAACGCATCGACAGCGCGCGGGTCATGGCGCCGAACGACATCTGGCGTTCCATTCTTTACCTGCGGGCGAACACGACCGAAGCCTTCAAGATGCCGCCGCTGGCCCGCAACGCGATCGATGAAAAGGGCATGGCCTTGCTGCGACAATGGATCGAAAGCCTTCCGGGGCCGCCGGTGCTGCCGCCGCCGGAAATCTCGCCGGCCGGCGGCAGTCTGACGAACGCCGTGGAGGTCACATTGAGCAGCGTGCCGGGTGCGACCATCCGTTACACAATCGACGGCACGGTGCCGACGAAGTCGGATTTGCTCTATGACAAACCCATTCGCCTGACCGGGCCAACCATTCTGCGCGCCCGGGCGTTCAAGACGGGCTTCACCAAGAGCATTACCACCCAGCAGTTCTTTCTCACCGGCCAGTAG
- a CDS encoding 3-keto-5-aminohexanoate cleavage protein: MKLDKLIINAALTGMVPQKRDNPHTPIAPAEIIADARRCHAAGASIIHVHARDASGRPDWHKEAYAEIITGIRAACPGLLISATTSGRTDNSFACRSDVLDLTGDAKPDFASLTLGSLNFPNQASVNEPRMIQALAEKMQQRGIIPELELFELGMADYARRLIQLGRLQPPFYANVLLGSLGTLAATPDNLVTLVRALPTGTTWSAAGIGRFQFYVNSMAITMGGHVRVGLEDNLWFDAARTELATNVKLIERLVKLAQCAGRDIASPAEARALIGLPAPAEATTLRFDVTTPPVRC; encoded by the coding sequence ATGAAACTGGACAAGCTCATCATCAACGCCGCGCTCACCGGCATGGTGCCGCAGAAGCGGGACAACCCGCACACGCCCATTGCCCCCGCGGAAATCATCGCCGATGCCCGGCGCTGTCACGCCGCGGGCGCGAGCATCATTCACGTCCACGCCCGCGACGCCTCGGGCCGGCCCGACTGGCACAAGGAGGCGTATGCCGAAATCATCACCGGCATTCGTGCCGCGTGCCCGGGCCTCCTGATTTCCGCCACCACGAGCGGGCGCACGGACAATTCGTTTGCCTGCCGGTCGGACGTGCTCGACCTGACGGGCGACGCGAAGCCGGACTTTGCCTCGCTGACCCTCGGCTCGCTGAACTTTCCGAACCAGGCATCGGTCAATGAGCCCAGGATGATTCAGGCCCTGGCTGAAAAAATGCAGCAGCGCGGCATTATTCCCGAACTCGAGCTGTTCGAGCTGGGCATGGCCGACTACGCGCGCCGGCTGATTCAACTTGGGCGGTTGCAGCCGCCGTTCTACGCCAACGTGCTGCTTGGCTCCCTGGGCACGCTGGCGGCCACGCCGGACAATCTTGTCACGCTCGTGCGCGCGCTGCCGACCGGCACCACGTGGTCCGCCGCGGGCATCGGCCGCTTCCAATTTTACGTCAACAGCATGGCCATCACCATGGGCGGTCACGTGCGGGTCGGGCTGGAGGACAACCTCTGGTTTGACGCCGCCCGCACGGAGCTGGCGACGAATGTGAAGTTGATCGAGCGCCTGGTGAAGCTGGCCCAATGCGCGGGGCGCGACATCGCCTCGCCGGCGGAGGCCCGCGCGTTGATTGGCCTGCCGGCCCCGGCGGAAGCCACCACCCTTCGCTTCGACGTGACAACTCCGCCCGTCCGCTGCTAA
- a CDS encoding glycosyltransferase yields MSRQVCILLPRTGLYPGLGKMLADAFGELGWQPTVRHRADAEVLRHDLLLLAGFCRYIEGLPAVLAQRRGRSPVTLLWQLEPLPPEQLSLLGEQVGRRLAALDWGRLPRPARKLLGNLIPFRTQLLRTLRRWQAREYTRAVRQAPDQEGWIQYDVENFFNAAGDWEWIRRAQAQGWLDHCFATVQPRVRFLRSRGVPAGLAPFGYHPDWGRDQQLPRDIDVLFLGALGRGPRHEKLRHLRDALAARGRTLTFVSGVQGAVREAWLNRARIVLCLLRTPHDLPAMRVMLGLACGALVVCEPCADTGAFVAGEHFVMTSLEEMPAVIDRYLTHEAERRAVAAAGHRFVTTELTLPQVLRRMLAVANLRSSP; encoded by the coding sequence ATGAGTCGCCAGGTGTGCATTCTGCTGCCGCGGACGGGGCTGTATCCCGGTTTGGGAAAAATGCTCGCGGACGCCTTTGGAGAACTGGGCTGGCAGCCCACCGTGCGCCACCGCGCCGACGCGGAGGTGCTGCGCCACGATCTCCTGCTGCTGGCGGGTTTTTGCCGCTACATTGAGGGCTTGCCCGCGGTGCTCGCGCAGCGGCGGGGCCGGTCGCCCGTCACGCTGCTCTGGCAGTTGGAACCGCTGCCGCCGGAGCAGTTGAGCCTGCTCGGCGAACAGGTCGGCCGGCGCCTTGCCGCGCTGGACTGGGGCCGGTTGCCGCGCCCGGCACGGAAGCTCCTCGGCAACCTCATTCCCTTCCGCACGCAGTTGCTGCGGACCCTGCGCCGGTGGCAGGCCCGGGAATACACGCGCGCTGTCCGGCAGGCGCCGGACCAGGAGGGCTGGATCCAATACGACGTGGAAAATTTTTTCAACGCGGCGGGCGATTGGGAATGGATCCGGCGGGCGCAGGCGCAGGGCTGGCTGGACCATTGTTTTGCCACCGTGCAGCCACGGGTGCGTTTTCTCCGGAGCCGCGGAGTGCCGGCCGGGCTGGCACCGTTTGGCTATCATCCGGATTGGGGTCGCGACCAGCAGTTGCCCCGGGACATTGACGTGTTGTTTCTGGGCGCGCTGGGGCGAGGGCCGCGCCACGAGAAGCTGCGTCATTTGCGGGATGCGCTGGCGGCGCGGGGCCGCACCCTGACGTTTGTGTCCGGGGTCCAGGGCGCCGTCCGGGAAGCGTGGTTGAACCGCGCGCGGATCGTGCTGTGCCTGCTGCGGACGCCGCACGACCTGCCGGCGATGCGCGTGATGCTCGGCCTTGCGTGCGGCGCGCTGGTCGTGTGCGAACCGTGCGCGGACACGGGGGCGTTCGTGGCGGGGGAGCACTTCGTGATGACGTCCTTGGAGGAAATGCCCGCCGTGATAGACCGTTATCTGACGCACGAAGCGGAGCGGCGGGCCGTTGCCGCGGCGGGTCACCGTTTCGTGACCACGGAATTGACCCTGCCGCAAGTTCTCCGCAGGATGCTGGCCGTGGCGAATCTCAGAAGTTCCCCATGA
- a CDS encoding SlyX family protein has translation MNDETAERFARLESHLAHLEHQVEQLNEVVIEQGKTLDRLVKQMQVQSRALETAELERAKANNPKPPHY, from the coding sequence ATGAACGACGAAACCGCCGAACGCTTTGCCCGCCTCGAATCGCACCTTGCCCACCTGGAACATCAGGTGGAGCAGTTGAACGAGGTGGTGATTGAACAGGGCAAGACCCTCGACCGCCTGGTGAAGCAGATGCAGGTGCAATCGCGGGCGTTGGAGACGGCTGAGCTCGAACGCGCCAAGGCGAACAATCCCAAGCCGCCGCATTACTAG
- a CDS encoding acetyltransferase, translated as MMNTGKPLLILGTGPFAVEIADLASEIPGVTVAGFVENLDRARCAQPLDGRPVYWIDELGPRVVTHQFVCGLGTTHRGRFTAQVAALGGEFATLVHPSARVSTRSTLGPGTILNVGVIIASHTRLGAHVSVNRGATIGHHTQIDDFVTVGPGVNLAGSCHVGRAVYVGIGATIIDHKVIGAQSVVGAGAVVTEDVPERVLVVGVPAKIVKRDIAGK; from the coding sequence ATGATGAATACCGGAAAACCCCTGCTCATTCTTGGCACCGGCCCGTTTGCCGTGGAAATTGCCGACCTCGCCTCCGAAATCCCCGGCGTGACGGTTGCCGGTTTCGTGGAAAACCTGGATCGTGCCCGTTGCGCGCAGCCGCTGGATGGCCGGCCGGTGTATTGGATCGATGAACTTGGTCCGCGCGTGGTCACGCACCAGTTTGTGTGCGGGCTGGGCACCACGCACCGCGGCCGGTTTACCGCGCAGGTGGCCGCGCTCGGCGGCGAATTCGCCACCCTGGTGCATCCCAGCGCCCGGGTCTCCACGCGCAGCACGCTGGGCCCGGGAACGATTCTCAACGTCGGCGTCATCATTGCGTCGCACACCCGGTTGGGCGCGCACGTTTCGGTGAACCGCGGCGCCACCATCGGCCACCACACGCAGATTGATGATTTTGTCACCGTCGGCCCGGGTGTGAATCTGGCGGGCAGTTGTCACGTCGGCCGGGCGGTGTATGTGGGCATCGGCGCCACCATCATCGACCACAAGGTCATCGGCGCGCAGTCCGTCGTGGGGGCCGGCGCGGTGGTGACCGAGGACGTGCCGGAACGCGTGCTCGTGGTGGGCGTGCCGGCCAAAATTGTGAAGCGAGACATCGCAGGCAAATAA
- the xylB gene encoding xylulokinase, with translation MRELLIGIDSGTQSTKALVVDANTGRVLGAGAAKYDLLPGLPPGAKEQHPETWRRATAAAVKAALKAAKARPAEVKAMGVSGQQHGFVPLDAAGEVIRPAKLWCDTATSAECDAITARLGGPKKTIAALGNVVLPGFTASKILWLKRREPKNFTRLATVLLPHDYLNFWLTGERVMEYGDASGTALFDVRRRQWCAAALQAIDASLVDKLPPLISSDQPAGLLRPATARELGLNPGVLVSAGGGDNMMGAIGTGNTRPGIVTASFGTSGTIYACADRPVVDPAGEIAAFCDSTNRWLPLLCTMNVTVATEMVRKDFGLDHAALEKMAAKAPAGCDGLFLLPYLEGERTPNVPDGTGVYLGVNPRTFTAPHFARATMEGVTLGMNYGLRRLAQLGVKAKQIRATGGGANSRFWRQIMADVFNAPVVTLKVGEGAAYGAALQALWCWKLQSGERVQIEEITDAFVTLNRAETTQPKAANVRCYAALQALQDEASLSLRGVFGRQRQFTWKRA, from the coding sequence ATGCGCGAACTCCTCATCGGCATTGACAGCGGCACGCAGTCCACCAAGGCCCTGGTCGTGGACGCGAACACAGGCAGGGTGCTCGGCGCGGGCGCGGCGAAATACGATTTACTGCCCGGCCTCCCGCCCGGCGCGAAGGAACAGCACCCGGAGACGTGGCGCCGCGCCACGGCCGCCGCAGTCAAGGCTGCGTTAAAGGCGGCCAAAGCCCGCCCCGCCGAAGTCAAGGCCATGGGTGTCAGCGGCCAGCAGCACGGCTTTGTGCCGCTCGATGCCGCGGGCGAAGTCATCCGCCCGGCCAAACTCTGGTGCGACACCGCCACGAGCGCCGAGTGCGATGCAATCACCGCGCGGCTCGGCGGGCCGAAGAAAACCATCGCGGCGCTGGGCAACGTCGTGTTGCCCGGTTTCACCGCCTCGAAAATTCTCTGGCTGAAACGGCGCGAGCCGAAAAACTTCACCCGGCTCGCCACCGTGCTCCTGCCGCATGACTACCTGAACTTCTGGCTGACCGGCGAACGCGTGATGGAGTATGGCGACGCCAGCGGCACCGCGCTGTTCGATGTGCGCCGCCGCCAATGGTGCGCCGCCGCGCTGCAGGCAATTGACGCAAGCCTCGTTGATAAACTGCCACCCTTGATTTCCAGCGATCAGCCCGCGGGCCTGCTGCGTCCGGCCACGGCGCGCGAACTGGGGCTGAACCCCGGCGTGCTGGTCAGCGCCGGGGGCGGCGACAACATGATGGGCGCCATCGGCACCGGCAACACCCGGCCCGGCATCGTCACCGCCAGCTTCGGCACGAGCGGAACGATTTACGCCTGCGCGGACCGGCCGGTGGTCGATCCGGCCGGGGAAATCGCGGCGTTTTGCGATTCCACGAACCGCTGGCTGCCGTTGCTGTGCACCATGAACGTGACCGTGGCGACGGAGATGGTGCGGAAGGATTTTGGGCTCGACCACGCGGCGTTGGAGAAAATGGCGGCGAAAGCGCCGGCCGGCTGCGACGGCTTGTTCCTCCTGCCGTATCTCGAAGGCGAGCGCACGCCGAACGTGCCCGACGGCACAGGCGTGTATCTCGGTGTCAACCCGCGCACCTTCACGGCGCCTCACTTCGCCCGGGCCACGATGGAAGGCGTAACACTGGGGATGAATTACGGCCTGCGCCGGCTGGCGCAACTCGGCGTCAAGGCGAAGCAAATTCGCGCCACGGGCGGCGGTGCGAACTCCCGGTTCTGGCGCCAGATCATGGCGGACGTCTTCAACGCGCCGGTCGTCACCTTGAAAGTTGGCGAAGGCGCGGCCTACGGGGCGGCGTTGCAGGCGTTGTGGTGCTGGAAACTCCAATCCGGCGAACGCGTGCAGATCGAGGAGATTACGGATGCGTTCGTCACGTTGAACCGCGCGGAAACAACGCAACCGAAGGCGGCGAATGTCCGGTGCTACGCGGCCTTGCAGGCGCTGCAGGATGAAGCGTCGCTCTCCCTGCGGGGTGTGTTTGGGCGGCAGCGGCAGTTTACCTGGAAGCGCGCATGA
- a CDS encoding beta-propeller fold lactonase family protein encodes MRISLYSAWIAALAGSAFFWSPSAHCAGAYSVFVSNEKAGTLTVIDGADFKVATTIPVGKRPRGIHASPDGKTVYVALSGTPIEPPPKLDANGNPIFEKGHDDDDKEAKADKSADGIALVDAGQKKFLRKIPAGSDPEQFCLSPDGSRIYIANEDVSAATVLDAATGKVVTFIPVSREPEGVGASPDGKFFYVTCETAGDVFAIDAQTFKVIGHLNVHPRPRSVAFLPDGSRAFIPSESVGELNVIDTAAQKLARVITLPPHARPQCVVVSSDGKKIYVSTGRGGTVCVVDANTFEVLHTIPVGKRPWGIALSPDNKYLFAANGPSDDVSVVDLSTDQEITRVKSPGSPWGIVVVAGREVSQTATGR; translated from the coding sequence ATGAGAATTTCCCTTTACTCAGCATGGATCGCCGCGCTGGCCGGCAGCGCGTTTTTCTGGAGCCCATCCGCGCACTGTGCCGGCGCCTATTCGGTTTTTGTTTCCAATGAAAAGGCCGGCACTCTGACGGTCATCGACGGAGCGGATTTCAAGGTCGCCACCACCATTCCCGTGGGCAAGCGGCCACGGGGCATCCATGCCAGTCCGGATGGAAAGACGGTTTATGTCGCGTTAAGCGGCACTCCCATCGAACCCCCGCCGAAATTGGATGCGAATGGCAACCCCATTTTCGAAAAAGGCCACGATGATGATGACAAGGAGGCCAAGGCGGACAAATCAGCCGACGGCATCGCCCTCGTGGACGCCGGGCAGAAAAAATTCCTGCGTAAAATTCCCGCCGGCTCCGACCCCGAACAATTCTGTCTCAGCCCGGACGGTTCGCGCATCTACATTGCCAACGAAGACGTGAGTGCCGCCACCGTGCTTGATGCCGCCACCGGCAAGGTGGTCACGTTCATCCCGGTGAGCCGTGAGCCGGAAGGCGTCGGCGCCAGTCCGGACGGGAAATTTTTCTACGTCACCTGCGAGACGGCGGGCGATGTGTTCGCCATCGACGCGCAGACGTTCAAGGTCATCGGTCACCTCAACGTTCATCCACGTCCCCGCAGCGTGGCGTTCCTGCCGGACGGCTCGCGCGCGTTCATTCCATCTGAATCCGTAGGCGAGTTGAACGTCATCGACACCGCGGCGCAAAAACTCGCCCGGGTAATCACCTTGCCGCCGCACGCGCGTCCGCAATGCGTCGTGGTTTCATCCGATGGGAAGAAGATTTATGTCAGCACCGGGCGGGGCGGCACGGTGTGTGTGGTTGATGCCAATACGTTCGAGGTGCTGCACACGATCCCCGTTGGAAAGCGTCCGTGGGGCATCGCCCTGTCACCGGACAACAAATATTTGTTCGCCGCCAACGGCCCATCGGACGATGTCTCGGTGGTGGACCTTTCAACTGACCAGGAAATTACGCGCGTCAAATCACCCGGCAGTCCGTGGGGTATCGTCGTGGTTGCCGGGCGCGAAGTGAGTCAAACGGCTACTGGCCGGTGA